A window of Desulfomicrobium macestii contains these coding sequences:
- a CDS encoding type II toxin-antitoxin system HicB family antitoxin codes for MNALKYKGYTARMDFDAEDNILVGKILDIEDVIVFHAESVHEFQTAFHTAIDDYIAACEKLNQKPEKPASGRLMLRINPQVHAAALRKAAHESQSLNKWAEKVIEQATRI; via the coding sequence ATGAACGCCTTGAAATATAAAGGGTACACCGCCCGCATGGACTTTGACGCGGAAGACAACATTCTTGTGGGCAAGATTTTAGACATCGAAGATGTCATAGTCTTCCATGCCGAGTCCGTCCACGAGTTCCAGACCGCATTCCACACCGCCATCGATGACTATATAGCGGCCTGCGAAAAACTGAATCAGAAACCCGAAAAACCGGCCAGCGGTCGCCTGATGCTGCGCATCAATCCTCAGGTTCACGCGGCGGCACTCCGCAAGGCAGCCCATGAAAGCCAAAGCCTGAACAAGTGGGCGGAAAAGGTCATTGAGCAGGCGACCCGCATCTGA
- a CDS encoding type II toxin-antitoxin system HicA family toxin — protein MNSKHRKTLEAIFSDPVNGGLEWARIEALLVALGCQILEGSGSSVTFEKGGKRAHFHRPHPQRESLRYRVRAVREYLTTLGVKP, from the coding sequence ATGAACAGCAAACACAGGAAAACGCTTGAAGCCATTTTTTCCGATCCCGTGAACGGTGGTCTGGAATGGGCAAGGATTGAGGCGTTGCTTGTCGCTCTGGGCTGCCAAATCCTCGAGGGAAGCGGTTCATCGGTGACCTTCGAAAAGGGCGGCAAGCGCGCTCACTTCCACCGGCCACACCCGCAACGTGAATCTCTGCGCTACCGCGTTCGTGCTGTTCGTGAATATCTTACAACCCTGGGGGTCAAACCATGA